tttacttttacttttttgaTAGAAAAAAACTATATCTACTGTTTTCATAGAAAAAGTATTAGTTCTTACATCACTAACTTAAGTATCTAATTATCAGTTTTCACATCTCTTTTCATCTCAAAActaagatatatttatatttttagacaatcttttttatataaattaaatttttttacataaattaaaaaattagatatagTAACTGACATATATAGGGGAGCTGTGGgaggaaggggggggggggggttaaaaGTAAAGTTGAAGAAGGTATCCAAATGATTTTCGCCCATTTTATTAAAGTATCGATCAACGATATTTTTGAGGTGATAGTTCACCAATCTTATTAATGCATTATTATTTGCCGTTgcctattatatttattaactacAATAATGTTGCGGTCCCTTACACTGCATCACCCTCAAACATCATCTTATGTAGATGGCAATGTAACAATCTCATCAATACACTTATTGTCATcgcttattatattttttgatagaaaaaaattatatctactgttttcatagaaaaaatattagttcTTACATCACTAACTTAAGTATCTAATTATCAGTTCTCACATCTCTTTTCATCTCAAAActaagatatatttatatttttaatttttttttaataaattaaaaaattagatatagTAACTGACATATATAGGGGGGCTctggggaggggggggggggttaaaaGTAAAGTTGAAGAAGGTATCCAAATGATTTTCACCCATATTATTAAAGTATCTATCAATGATATTTTTGGGGTGATAGTTCACCAATCTTATTAATGCATTATTATTTGTCGTTgcctattatatttattaactacAATAATGTTGCGGTCCCTTACACTCCATCACCCTCAAACATCATCTTATGTAAATGGCAATGTAACATTCTCATCAATACACTTATTGTCATcgcttattatatttattaattattagtaaTGTTGCGAACCCTTACGATCCATTACCCACAaacattatcttttatcacaaCTACTATGTACTAGCCACTCATAATCAGGGACGGACCCACATTGATTAGAGTGGGTTCAATGAAATCCACTTCTTcgaaaatatttgtattatacatatataaattatttgtgaAGTTGTGTGTACAAAAAAAATGAGTACACTCTACTCACCCTGCAAATCCAAATaactattttattcttttttgtattttccctttttaattaACTAGTAAATGCAAACTATTATAGTTCTACGCTTCTAGTTCATGTGAAATAGCAATATGATATTCTAAATTTGTTGGTtaagttttctttttatatatgctTGTATTTgaccattatttttaaattgtcaATAATTTAGGCTATATATTTATAGCTTTTAAATATTCTCTCCAGTCcatattatttgatcattttccttttaacataataaaaatcataaagaaaaaaataatttaactaattcatCCCTCTTGcaaattttataaacaaatgTGGAcgctttcaaaaaaaataaactaaaagggtaatatatgaaaattttccagGTGTTAATACTAAACATCAATTAATAGAAATAGTGTGACAACATAgatcaataattatttcttattatagATGTGCTAAGTCAAAcagtaacaaataaaaataaacagagGTGATACTTAAGAGTCAAAATGGTTTACATTTGGACTCAAACTAGTACTACATATTTTAGGGAGTGAAGGGAAAGTGAAATTTCCCTCTAAAAGGCTTGTGGCTATTAATTTATAGGCAGCTTCTGTAAAATGCATTCCATCCCAACTAGCATATATTGAAGGGTCACTGCAAATATTTCTTGCTGTTGGATCCCCACATAATTCAAAAAGTTTATAGTTATATGGACCTCCAGCTCCACAACATGCAACTAAGGCTCCTTTTGTAaatcctataaaaaaaatacatctacattaattgatcaatgattatatatgtatacttaTAGTACTCAAGAGTTGAGTTATAAACACACTTCAattattttaacattttgagTTTTATATCTGAATGATCACTCAATAGTTAGTAACActgcaacaaaaataattattagctGCAATTAAGAATTGATTaccgctaaatatgtatttttatggtaattgtcactctttgtatatgtctctaaagttttagcgacattggttctaatgacacttaactaatgtcggTAAAGACTTTAGCATTCTTttttaatgtcaatatttaatactGCTAAAAGctgtttttgttgtagtgtaaaatacattttgattaattttttatgatgtgtgtacattttctcttttgtttcGAATTTTTTTGTCACGTGACACTCGATGTGAAAAATATAATTCCAGCGTGGcaaatataatagtaaattaatattaggttaaagattaaaattatcgcaatataaattaatttatttcaaccGTGACATTCAACGACTCTTTCTCCATCTTCCTTGTTGTGGTCTTGTCTctgttgtgacttttatatcTCTAGCTAATTGAAAAGAGGAGAGTTTAAAGTTTTAAAGAAGTCGATTGAGAATATATTTTGTAATGTAACAACGAATAGAATTGTTATACATGTCAGGTGGACGGAGATTTTATAGATAAACACGCCTAGAAGCTTTTCTAGACAAAAATTGGTCTAGTAAACATCCAGGTGTGTTTTGTTAATCACTGGGTGATAGTTCAGGAAACTCACACGCTCAATAATTCAGGTATTAAGTTAAATGTGTTTTTGACTCTTAACTCTATATCTATACTTAATATTTAAACCTAGATCGTTATCTTTCGAGCGGTCAAAAAACGTACTCCCTTCATGTCATATTAAAAtcagacaaataaattgaaacgagAGTGTAGTTGTTGCATACCATATGTGTTTGGAGAGAGATAAAATTGCATGGCAGCATTGTAGTGGTCAGCATAGATGATTGTAACAGAAGGATGAAGCTGTCTAACAAGATGAAGTTCCATTTGAAGAAGCTTATTGTAATTCTTGGAAAATTGGTTTAGCCAATTAATACAACCAGTAATTGGATCATAATCTTCCTTATTTGAGTCCATAAATATTGTTAAAAGAGCTGTTGAGCATCCTAGGGGCATACTCCCTGGAACTACCACTCTACTTGCTCCAAACTTAATTACTTCCTGCGGTCCAATAACATCGTATATTTATGACTGCTATAGTAAAATATTGTTGTACAGAACATACATAAACGTGTGGATCTAGAAATTTTAATAAGGATGTTCAAGAATATTAGTGTATGGttgtcaaaataaaaaacaatattgtGTCATGAAATTTAAACTCGAAACTCCTCCTTCATTCAAATGGACACTCATTACCACTGCATCAAAAGCATAGCTTTTTTCAAGGACGCacaactttatatatatatatgtatatatatataccttgaATAGCTATAGCTACgcttctttatatatataagatccgtttcaaataaaaatgacaatcacgattatagtaaaatattattataagtaacatataatataagttaTAACATATGTAGCTTAATATGGAAGATTGGtttcacattaaaaaaaagagcATTACATTATATTACAGAGGATTATTATTATAGAGAAgatctaattatattttttaaaatgtcattttttaattattagaaacaactctaaatttttaaaagttttataaagtaaaaacataacataacaataataaaaggcAATAGTTTTAAAAAGCAACaacataacattaataataaaaaagcaatgtatcttttaaaaataaaattcatttttaacaaaatgtatcaaaatttatttatttattaattaattattgatattgttgttaattaatttaccTTTATAACTGAGCTAATAGTGTTGATGACTGCTGGAACATATGATTCAACCTTTTCCTTAGTGTTATTTCCAAAGAAACCATAGATGAAATCATTTCCTCCAATTTCTCCCACAAATATCAATGAATTTTTTAGAAATTCCTTGCACTCtataaatgtgaaatatttattataattaaaaaagaaaaaaaagtaaattgacATAAAATGTTGAATAAAACTTACACCAAACACATTGTCTGAAATATAGTTAATATTAGATGTTAGGTAGTAAAAAATGTTTAGGTTTTTTTCCAAAGAgagtaaatttttagaaaattaagtTCAAAATAAGTACCTTTTAAAAATTCGATAAAACTCTCATAATTGTTTAAATACTTTtacaatcaattattttttaaaaaatatacttttagtATGAAAAAGTTTGTGTTTGACCAATATAAATTCTTAAAACATTTTTGATCTTTGACCAAAGCTTTTTAAAACTgcacttttttcaaaaatattttccaaaatattaCTTTaggagattattttttttaaaataaaaaaacaaaaaaaaaactttttgaaaattagaTTTTGCTACTTCCCAACCACAACACTTATTTTCACTCAGCACTTTTGGCCAAACAACTCACTTtattagaataataaatttatcttttttaggaagaaaaaaaattacatttgcTCCGTTTAGAAATTTAATCAAACAGactattaaattaattagtcaaatataaatataatttctataaAGTGAAATGTGTACCTGAGGGAAATTTGCAATGGGATGAGAGCATTTCTTTTAACCAGCCCAATTGAGCCACTAAAGACGCATTGGTCGTGGTTTTTACTCCCTTGTTCGATAAATAGGTAGGATCAAGCGCCGTTGATCCTCCTACCGCAAAATTCACACCTTGTGTGAATTTCACATTATCTTTTTCTCCGAAATATGCTGGTATTAACGGTAGCCCCAAACTCTCCGCTACATATACaacaaatatacaattaaaaaccttataaaaatgaaatgagaatcattatatacataattgaaatttttgtaTACACATACGTACCAATAAAATCGATAATTAAACGACCATTGGAAAATCGACCAGTAGGACGATGAAAGAATGTTTCTCCATAAGGCAAGCGAGCGAAATAGGGAGAAGGATTTCGATATCGAGTTAGATAAAATTCGTTTCCAGTATCAGTTAGCGAATCGCCGAAACTAATAATAGAGTTGAAGCATCGTAGTGATATTAATCGTTGACCTTCAATGGAATTTAATAAAACCAAAAAGATAATGAAGGCAATTTTactcaaacaaaaaaacattttttttttctaattttaaaaacaattaccAATCACCCACACAACTTATAAGGATATATATGTATGGCCAAGGACTACCGGTCAATTAatacatagttttttttttttttgaggataTTTAATCGAAAGAtgaaaattgttaatttttaatatgaaaggatcagaaaaaaatattttaaggatgtttttggttaaaaactatcaactttcaaatatttaacggatgttttctgctaaaacagatattttaagaatatagtttaaatttaacGTATACTTTAAGAATGATTAATTTAtggctaaaaattatttaacaaaaagatgaaaattattaacatttaaATACTTAAAGGATATTTTATATTACAAACATATTTAAAGATATAGTTTAAGTTTACGatataatttaaagatatttatatTCAAAACTCATATTCGAAAATCAAagcataaacaaattaaaacaaaagagatggaaaaataaatttaaaaaaaagggcaGGGAACAAGTGGAAGACATTATTACTAAGGGTGTATCCCTACGTGGTTAGGTGCAACCATGTGACTAAATTGGACGAAATGGgccaaatttataattatatatgggGGAAATTTCGTAAAATGACAAATATCTGGAGTATATTATGTAATATAGTAatagttttgattatttttaatttgtatttaagttttacaaaaaaaattttttaattttttaattctatagattaagaatttgtataattcaatctttaattgtataaattcaaattttaataattcgATTCATAATTGTATAGATTTAGAATTTGTATATGCTTACCCTAGTTATTCGTAtaagatttatgaaaaattcGTAATAAATTATCTTGTTTGTATACTGACAAGTGAAATATAGaaacaaaattctaaaatattcataaatatataaacaaagaaTTTGTATATACTTACCTGATTTGTATATTTGCAAGCGAAAATATAATTGGGcaaacaaaatatacaaattgaagcctctatatatataaaagaaaattgtaatGAAAATACATGTTTCTCTGCATAATAAAAGACAATATATAATATGAGTAAATATGAATATCCATTTTTATTCACATGAAATatgaatcaaattaaataatttaattattttcattcaactcattttcGTTCGATCCATACTTAATTTACCCATTGATCATTCCTACCCATAACCCTCTTGTACTTTTTAGCCCAACTCACAATAACTATTAATATCTTTGCACGATCAGTAATTTCGAAAAGTTAATATCTAATCtcgtaaatatttttaaattatgtgaaatgaacaaatatatttttagctgCTAATTGTAAATATTCCCCGGAGCTATATTGCCGTATGGTTCTATTTTGGGCTTTTTATAATTGCAAAACTTGGGCCTCATGATTGGGCCTTCGAATAAGTTTTTTGTTATGAAAGAATTACGTTTATACGcaacttattttatcatattctttaaaatttcctatcatttcaaaaaagaataattttcacatataaaaaatataaaaataatatttgtatgttatagttatagtttgcataattatactccatagcaaacataaacaTGTATAtctcgctatacatatacaaaagaaagcatttgtatattaaatgtttttatttcggtatgcatatacaaaagatcaattgtataatttgtgtttgtataaaatgagaaaaagagaaagacaaaagaaaactggCAGgagaatatttgtattatataattataagtgtataggacgaagatatatgtgtttgcatatgtatatacaattttctctcgttttatacaaacagatatacaatttatacatttctttTCTGTTTGTATGAGAGAAAGAAGCAAGGGTAGCGAGTGAGATTTGTGAAATTGGCatgcgagatttgggagagggGAGAAAGGggaatgaaaatatatgtatatattcaattttctctcgctttatacaaatataaacacattttatacatttgcgTTCATATAAAAAGTGaaagaggcgagagagagaacgagagtggcgagcgagattcacCAGAAGAGAGACGAAATAGCAACAGTTTGCTATagggtacaattaaatcaaactatggttatagcatttaatttgaattaatagtttgcaattataaacaattttcccttaaaaaaattataaaaatttctacTCTCTCCTATTCTTGGATACATCACTTTATGTAATGACAATATGTGTTTGCTCTTTGACTTATCACACATAGTCCCGacttattgatttattttaagtcGATATAGTTTGGTATAAATACTTATAATACAAAGTTAAAGGGTTAACCTCTCTGATCCAAAGTGTTGGTGTTTTAGTCAAACTAATATGGTCCAAAATAAGTGTTGCTTCAGAAAATCTAGAGAACATTACTGTAAGGCTCATGTCAGCATACGCCTTGTAAGACTCCTTAAAAGACTCATATCAGTGTGCGCCCTATAAGGCTCATGTCAGAGTACGTCTTTCAACTAATGATTTAACGACATTTATCATTCCGTTCGAATATTTCCCCTTTGGTTTGATACTCAATATTTGTTACCCTTTTGACTTCAGACTCTATGAAATTGACTCATAAAACATACGCCTATTCAAACACATGGTGTGAACTTTCAGCCCATATTTTGGGCTTCCATGCAGCCACTAAATAACACTTTTTTGGGCTTGAACTTCCAATTTTTCCTATTGTTGGACTTGaattttgtcacgatccaaaccgggttgcgactggcacccacacttacccttctatgtgagcgaaccaaccaatctaaccttaacatttcaatataatatcaacagaaagtaatgcggaagacttaaattcattaaataaagaccaattcattaacttctaaaattcaacatctattattccccaaaatctggaagtcatcatcacaagaacatctacgatcaaatgactaaactaagagtattctaaaagctaaaaatacataagaagctagtccatgccggaagttcaaggcatcaagacttgaagaagaagatccggtccaagctagaagcattagctcaccctgaatttccgatgtagtaagactggcttgaattactgttgagttgaagacgatggcatgtttgctgcactccacaaataaacaagaagaaaacataaaagtaggggtcagtacaaaacacgggtactgagtagatatcatcggccaactcaaaatagaaatcaatatataccaagtaatatcataaaatcaactatgatactcaacatgtagcaacaacaaatactatatcattaacaattaccgtcaagttca
The sequence above is a segment of the Solanum lycopersicum chromosome 10, SLM_r2.1 genome. Coding sequences within it:
- the LOC101256225 gene encoding GDSL esterase/lipase At1g28610, producing the protein MFFCLSKIAFIIFLVLLNSIEGQRLISLRCFNSIISFGDSLTDTGNEFYLTRYRNPSPYFARLPYGETFFHRPTGRFSNGRLIIDFIAESLGLPLIPAYFGEKDNVKFTQGVNFAVGGSTALDPTYLSNKGVKTTTNASLVAQLGWLKEMLSSHCKFPSECKEFLKNSLIFVGEIGGNDFIYGFFGNNTKEKVESYVPAVINTISSVIKEVIKFGASRVVVPGSMPLGCSTALLTIFMDSNKEDYDPITGCINWLNQFSKNYNKLLQMELHLVRQLHPSVTIIYADHYNAAMQFYLSPNTYGFTKGALVACCGAGGPYNYKLFELCGDPTARNICSDPSIYASWDGMHFTEAAYKLIATSLLEGNFTFPSLPKICSTSLSPNVNHFDS